A region of Ornithodoros turicata isolate Travis chromosome 5, ASM3712646v1, whole genome shotgun sequence DNA encodes the following proteins:
- the LOC135395628 gene encoding uncharacterized protein LOC135395628 produces the protein MAALPAQLSEHVKITIYADDLCIWASSTRRDVIQRRLQGALDTIVSYLSDRGLSISPSKTVAMAFTRRSFRKFPLRVDGQQLAFVRHHKYLGITIDRELTWSKQVKALSTAATTIVNVLRRISGSSWGPSYPDLRQVHASLVLGLLRYSLPVLHGLSSTTERELLNIQARSLRVCLGVPKATDTFLLAEAKETPAHVLRDMETLCSCARYRTRHAAHYLRDIHLL, from the exons ATGGCCGCTTTACCTGCTCAATTAAGTGAACATGTCAAAATcacaatatacgccgacgaccTCTGCATCTGGGCCTCCTCCACCCGTCGGGATGTAATCCAGCGTCGCTTGCAAGGTGCTTTAGACACTATCGTGTCCTACCTCTCCGACCGTGGTCTTTCTATCTCACCTAGCAAGACTGTTGCCATGGCATTCACCCGCCGATCCTTCCGCAAATTCCCCCTCCGCGTTGACGGCCAACAGCTCGCCTTCGTGCGTCATCACAAGTACCTGGGCATAACCATTGACAGGGAGCTGACTTGGTCCAAGCAGGTCAAGGCCCTGTCTACCGCGGCGACTACCATCGTGAACGTCCTCCGCCGCATCTCTGGTTCGTCCTGGGGCCCATCATACCCTGACCTTCGCCAGGTACATGCCTCACTCGTCCTAGGGCTCCTGCGTTACAGCTTACCGGTATTGCACGGTCTAAGTTCAACAACAGAGCGCGAACTTTTGAACATCCAGGCGCGAAGCCTTCGAGTTTGCCTTGGTGTCCCCAAAGCGACCGACACCTTCCTCTTGGCTGAGGCGAAGGAGACGCCAGCCCACGTCCTACGCGACATGGAGACCCTGTGCTCTTGTGCGCGGTACCGCACACGACATGCTGCCCACTacctacgggacattcacctact GTAG